The following are encoded in a window of Thermus thermamylovorans genomic DNA:
- a CDS encoding cytochrome C — protein MYRNDPVLPTFALILAAGLFYMAYLNGVHIARLQGHTPEELSVGQIGLMAFGAALLLYGLIGLISYWLEGIELRPGRHFPIPATAPVAAGVVLVLLLTALSGFFVRLLVYSAETGHNPTWLQGLIFGAISLVVGGLFGLYRRFFGREEVVTEGEKSEFPW, from the coding sequence GTGTACCGCAACGACCCGGTCCTTCCCACCTTTGCCCTGATCCTGGCTGCGGGCCTCTTCTACATGGCTTATCTGAATGGGGTTCACATCGCTCGCCTGCAGGGCCATACCCCTGAAGAGCTCTCCGTGGGCCAGATCGGGCTCATGGCTTTTGGGGCGGCTCTCCTCCTCTACGGCCTCATCGGCCTGATCTCTTATTGGTTGGAAGGGATAGAGCTCCGCCCGGGGCGCCATTTTCCCATCCCGGCCACCGCTCCGGTGGCTGCGGGGGTGGTCTTGGTCCTCCTCCTCACGGCCCTTTCCGGTTTCTTCGTGCGCCTTTTGGTCTATTCGGCCGAGACCGGCCACAACCCCACCTGGCTTCAGGGCCTCATCTTCGGGGCCATCAGTCTGGTGGTGGGGGGGCTCTTCGGCCTCTACCGCCGCTTCTTCGGGCGGGAAGAGGTCGTCACCGAGGGGGAGAAGAGCGAGTTTCCCTGGTAG
- a CDS encoding ubiquinol-cytochrome c reductase iron-sulfur subunit, with amino-acid sequence MDEREIRLRTSRRRLFLKTAIGTGIGLSLVSAFYVGASLRPRVEATPEREPLKPGDILVYAQAGGEPRPIPLEELKPGDPFVLAYPMDPRTRVVKSGEAKNTVLVVRYPPEELSPEVAQHGVEGVIAYSAVCTHLGCIISQWVADRRAGLCPCHGGLYDLAQGARVLAGPVPRPVPQLPLREEGGLLVAAGEFLGEVGVRAQRACCRQV; translated from the coding sequence ATGGACGAGCGCGAGATCCGCTTGCGCACATCCCGGAGGCGGCTTTTCCTCAAGACCGCTATCGGCACCGGCATCGGCCTTTCCCTGGTTTCCGCTTTCTACGTGGGGGCCAGCCTCCGCCCCCGGGTGGAGGCCACCCCCGAGCGGGAGCCCTTGAAACCCGGGGACATCCTGGTCTACGCCCAGGCGGGGGGGGAGCCTCGGCCCATCCCCCTGGAGGAGCTGAAGCCCGGGGACCCCTTCGTCCTGGCCTACCCCATGGACCCCAGGACCCGGGTGGTGAAGAGCGGCGAGGCCAAGAACACCGTCCTGGTGGTACGCTATCCCCCGGAGGAGCTCTCCCCGGAGGTGGCCCAGCACGGGGTGGAGGGGGTCATCGCCTACTCCGCGGTCTGCACCCACCTGGGCTGCATCATCAGCCAGTGGGTGGCGGACCGCCGGGCGGGCCTCTGCCCTTGCCACGGCGGGCTTTACGACCTGGCCCAGGGTGCCCGCGTCCTGGCCGGCCCTGTGCCCCGGCCCGTGCCCCAGCTCCCCCTCCGGGAGGAAGGCGGCCTCCTGGTGGCCGCCGGGGAGTTCTTGGGGGAGGTGGGTGTCCGGGCCCAGAGGGCCTGCTGCCGCCAGGTTTAG